In Sphingopyxis sp. CCNWLW2, a single window of DNA contains:
- a CDS encoding carbon-nitrogen hydrolase family protein — translation MSDVSAPFLPKSRVAAVQAAPVFLNTARTVDKACALIAEAAGNGAQLVAFPEVFVSAYPYWNWLMTPIEGAEWHERLYRASLLIDGPEVAALCAAARDHGCTVVIGINERDPVSVGTLYNTNLIIGADGSLLGRHRKLVPTWAEKLTWAGGDGSSIRVYDTPVGPLGTLACGENTNTLARFALLSQGELVHVANYIALPVAPASYNMAEAIKIRATAHSFEGKVFTIVACSAVSREIIDAMSADRPQNRDLLSRPNSAFSGVIDPHGNLVGEALIDDEGIVYADIDLGDCIRPKLMHDIIGGYNRFDIFNLTVDRTPRASALFVDEPQPVDPDEETP, via the coding sequence ATGAGCGACGTGTCGGCACCCTTCCTGCCCAAGTCGCGCGTTGCCGCGGTGCAGGCCGCGCCGGTCTTCCTCAACACCGCCCGCACGGTTGACAAGGCGTGCGCGCTGATCGCCGAGGCCGCGGGCAACGGCGCGCAGCTCGTAGCCTTCCCCGAAGTGTTCGTTTCGGCCTACCCCTATTGGAACTGGCTGATGACGCCGATCGAGGGCGCCGAGTGGCACGAGCGCCTCTATCGCGCGTCGCTCCTGATCGACGGCCCCGAGGTCGCCGCGCTGTGTGCTGCGGCGCGCGATCATGGCTGCACCGTCGTGATCGGCATCAACGAGCGCGACCCGGTCAGCGTCGGCACCCTCTACAACACCAACCTGATCATCGGCGCCGACGGCAGCCTGCTCGGGCGCCATCGCAAGCTGGTGCCGACCTGGGCCGAGAAACTGACGTGGGCGGGCGGCGATGGCAGTTCGATCCGCGTCTATGACACGCCGGTCGGACCGCTCGGCACGCTCGCGTGCGGCGAGAATACCAACACGCTCGCGCGCTTCGCGCTACTCTCGCAGGGCGAGTTGGTCCATGTCGCAAATTATATCGCGCTGCCCGTCGCGCCGGCGTCGTACAATATGGCCGAAGCGATCAAGATCCGCGCGACCGCGCACAGCTTCGAGGGCAAGGTCTTCACGATCGTCGCCTGCTCGGCGGTGAGCCGCGAAATCATCGACGCGATGAGCGCCGACCGCCCGCAGAATCGCGACTTGCTGTCGCGGCCGAACAGCGCCTTTTCGGGGGTGATCGACCCGCACGGCAATCTGGTGGGCGAGGCGCTGATCGACGACGAGGGTATCGTCTATGCCGATATCGACCTCGGCGACTGCATCCGGCCCAAGCTGATGCACGACATCATCGGCGGCTATAACCGCTTCGATATCTTCAACCTGACGGTCGACCGGACTCCCCGCGCGTCGGCCCTGTTTGTCGACGAGCCGCAGCCCGTCGATCCCGACGAGGAGACGCCATGA
- the kynU gene encoding kynureninase has product MTDTLLATDVSALDAADPLAHFRGRFHLREGLIYLDGNSLGALPKATGDRLAAVVSSEWGEGLITSWLGAEWSTAPRRIGDKIGRLIGANPGEIVATDSTSVNIFKALTAGLSLRRERTVILSEATNFPTDVYMMQGIEAFSGGRVKAVTVAPDAIVDALNEDVAVLLLTQVHYKSGRVRDMAAITKRAHEVGALVVWDLSHSAGAIPVDLNGVNADFAIGCGYKFLNGGPGAPAYLFAAARHHAATPVLSGWFGHARPFSFEEDYDPAAGIERFQCGTPPVLGLAALEVGVDLMLEADMVEVRRKSLALGDLFIEHMQPLCDAYGFELVSTQGHAERGSQVAYAHPQGYQIVQALKECEVIADFRAPDILRFGLTPLYLRYRDIVETVERLEQVCATRAWDKPQYHQRAAVT; this is encoded by the coding sequence ATGACCGACACACTCCTTGCCACCGACGTGTCGGCGCTCGACGCCGCCGATCCGCTCGCGCATTTTCGGGGTCGTTTCCACTTGCGCGAAGGACTCATCTACCTCGACGGCAACTCGCTCGGCGCCTTGCCCAAGGCGACGGGCGACCGGCTTGCCGCGGTTGTTAGCAGCGAATGGGGCGAGGGGCTGATCACCTCGTGGCTCGGCGCCGAATGGTCGACCGCGCCGCGGCGCATCGGCGACAAGATCGGGCGGCTTATCGGCGCGAATCCGGGCGAGATCGTCGCAACCGATTCGACTTCGGTAAATATATTCAAGGCATTGACGGCCGGACTTTCGTTGCGGCGTGAGCGGACCGTGATCCTGTCCGAAGCCACAAATTTCCCGACCGACGTCTATATGATGCAGGGCATCGAGGCTTTTTCGGGCGGGCGCGTGAAGGCGGTCACCGTTGCGCCCGACGCGATCGTCGATGCGCTGAACGAGGACGTCGCGGTGCTGCTGTTGACGCAGGTTCACTATAAGTCGGGCCGCGTGCGCGACATGGCGGCGATCACGAAGCGCGCGCACGAAGTCGGCGCGCTCGTCGTCTGGGATCTCAGCCACAGCGCGGGCGCGATCCCGGTCGACCTCAATGGCGTGAACGCCGATTTTGCGATCGGATGCGGGTACAAGTTCCTGAATGGCGGACCCGGCGCGCCCGCCTATCTGTTCGCGGCGGCACGGCACCATGCGGCGACGCCCGTGCTGTCGGGCTGGTTCGGTCATGCGCGACCCTTCTCCTTCGAGGAAGATTATGACCCCGCCGCCGGGATCGAACGTTTCCAGTGCGGGACGCCGCCGGTGCTGGGGCTCGCCGCGCTTGAGGTGGGGGTCGACCTGATGCTCGAAGCCGACATGGTCGAGGTCCGCCGCAAGTCGCTCGCGCTCGGCGACCTGTTCATCGAGCATATGCAGCCGCTCTGCGACGCCTACGGCTTCGAACTGGTGAGCACGCAAGGCCATGCCGAGCGCGGCAGCCAGGTCGCCTATGCGCATCCGCAGGGTTACCAGATCGTGCAGGCGCTCAAGGAATGTGAGGTCATCGCCGATTTCCGCGCGCCAGACATCTTGCGCTTCGGTCTGACGCCGCTTTACCTGCGCTATCGCGACATTGTCGAAACGGTCGAGCGGCTGGAGCAAGTCTGCGCGACGCGCGCGTGGGACAAGCCGCAATATCACCAGCGGGCGGCGGTGACATGA